The Cygnus olor isolate bCygOlo1 chromosome 24, bCygOlo1.pri.v2, whole genome shotgun sequence sequence GCCTTTGGATTTATTGAGAGGGGTGATGTCGTGAAGGAGATATTTTTTCACTATAGTGAATTTAAAGGTGACCTAGAAGCCTTACAGCCTGGTGATGATGTGGAGTTTACaatcaaagacagaaatgtaaGACGAAATCCAGTAAAAACTGAAGATGAGATCCTAGGGTGCAACTGgacatctttctgttttttcaaattcgcttgtaaaaaaaaaaaaagggggggagaggggaggaagtTCATAGGAAAATAATCTGTTGCCTTACCACTTCAGTATGGATATTTAACTGACTTTGTGCTTTTAGGGTAAAGAAGTTGCAACAGATGTAAGACTGCTGCCTCAAGGAACTGTTATTTTTGAAGATATCAGCATTGAACACTTTGAAGGAACTGTAACCAAAGTAATTCCAAAAGTACCCAGCAAAAATCAGgtgcatttcagtatttaagtTTTTGAAATAATGTATTGGATTTCAGTCAGAGAAAGCTCCCCTTTTTCTGTAACAGTCTACTATGTAAGCATCCTGTCAGAGTAGAAGACTGCTTAACTTGTAAAAACCATTGACAGCAGTCACAGTAAGAAATTTTTCTAAAGTTTGTAAGGACCAGGGATTAGGGTAATAGATGATAGTGTACCTTGTGCAGTGTGTGTTGTCTTTTAATCTTTCAAATACTTCCAACTGAAAAATGGggacattcattttttttcctaaggatgTATCTTAAAGGCAAAAGAATagtgaaaagggaagaaaatacgGTTTATGCATTCCTGTGATCAGTTaatggattgtttttttttgacagagatGACTTGACCTTTAATGTTTGGCTTTTAGGGAAGGGTGTACATGAAACCACTTCTCTTAAGTGTTTAGGCCAGTCTGCATtgttgttttgggtttgttttgtggatatttttttgtgcatgtttgtgCGGAGCAGGTGTTCTTGAACACTTAACAGGAAAGCCTCTTGGAAGTGTGGTAAGTATGGTTACAAACTTAATTCTCAAAATTGATTCTTAATTTATTTGGCAATACGTTTAGTActtcaaaaaatcaaaattgtattttggtGTGCACAGTAAAATTGTAAATTAGAAATGTTATAAATGAAGCCTTGTGGATAGAATTAAGCAGGCATTTGGTGTTGTCCAGTACATCTGTTAGTATTAGTGTTTTTGCAAACTATGCTGTTTGCAGTGAAGCTGAATTCTGTGGAACTGCTGATTTCATAGGTAAGAGAGGAACTAAATTAAATTCTAGTAATGCCACTGTAATCTTAGGAGCAGTCATTCAGACGTGGTGTCTTCCAACCTCAAATGTGGAAATGAAACTGTGCTGCTTAACAAGTGTTTTCCCAAGTGCTTATGTAAAGTTTTGAATGCTGAGCTTTGTAGGCGAACTAAACTtttgtgttgcatttttctgtccACTAGAATGATCCGTTACCTGGCCGCATCAAAGTTGACTTTGTGATTCCTAAAGAACTTCCATTTGGAGACAAAGATACAAAATCCAAGGTGACTTTGCTGGAAAGTGACCACGTTCGATTCAATATTTCAACAGACAGACGTGACAAACTGGAACGAGCCACCAATATAGAGGTTCTCCCAAATACTTTCCAGTTTACTAATGAAACTAGGGAAATGGCAAGTATCTATTTTTAAGCCTCTATTTCTTGAGGGGAAGCAATGAAGGTGAAAACTGGGGTGGTTGTCTCAATAACGTAACATGAAAACCGCTAATGTCTTTCGTTGTCTTTTCTGAAGTCAAATCCTCAGAGGTACTCTTCCAAGACTGTGCTTAAATAGTAGAAAATCCAGAATTAATGCTGTACACTTCTCCTTTAcgaaaataaaaagttaactACTCagtaaatgaaattttataataaaagtaAAGGTTAATTGGCCTTCTTGGAGTGGATTGCTAGCTGGTTATAGCAGACACATCAGTAACCCAGTCTTGAACAGTTAAAAACTTTCATGGTCTGAGTCTAAGTAGGTAATTCATGTTCCTTAGGAAAACTGGAAGACTTTGAGGATTCTCTGGTACAGGCAGTGAAAAGTCTTAAGAATCGGGGGAGATACGGTGTTCAGCTTCTGAATTTTGGTGTTAATGTTCTTTGTGCAATCTCTACCTGAGATTCAGGCAGAAGGATGCTAAAGAGCTAAGTTCTGTCATATGCAGAGCAGCTCTTGATGGGTGACAGACTAAGTTAGATGTGCAGGTCAGTATTAAAGAATATCTCATTCCTGTAAAAAGTGCTGGAAAAAACTAACCTGTGTGTGGATAGTAGTAATATCAGGTTCTTTGACTGTAGTCTTTGCTATTGGCTTAAACTcatattttctgcttcactTTCTACTTCATATGAATAAGAGAGTGAGCTGAGGAATCTAGGTGAGTGGGGTTTGCTTGAATTTCAGGTTGGCTGTAACCATTAGCAGTACAGTTCGCAGAGAAGTGCATATACTAAGAAGTGTTTTTGTAGGATTGGAGCTTTACATTCAGATTATTATGTACTCCGCAGTTTTATCTTATTACAGACAAATGTTATGTACTTGTAGTAAAACTAATTGTCCCTTTGGTTATTTTCAGGGTGTGATTGCAGCAATGAGAGATGGCTTTGGCTTCATTAAATGTGTTGACAGGGATGCTCGTATGTTCTTtcacttcagtgaaattatGGATGGAAACCAACTCCATATTTCTGATGAAGTAGAGTTTACTGTGGTTCCTGTGAGTGGTacaatttctttgaaaactaaGATTTCACAAAAGTATTAACATGCAGCCTGTCTAAGATCTTATTGATCTTGTTTTTCAGGATATGCTGTCTGCCCAAAGAAATCATGCTATTAGGATTAAAAAACTTCCAAAGGGCACGGTTTCTTTCCACACCCAGTCAGATCATCGTTTTGTGGGCACTATAGACAAAGAAGCCACTCCAGCTAAAGCCACTAGCCCAAATAAAGGCAAAGAGAAGGTAGTatgcaagaagcagcagctgtgctgtgtttctgGCTTTGCAGACTGAGGCTGCTTCTTTTAAATCTGTAACTGAACATTCTGAAGCACTGGTTATCCTACATAAATATGGACTGCATTGAATTGCTAATGACAGCACTCAATGAAAACCAGTTTCTGTGAAATGAGATACTAAAAGCATGCTTAATGATGCTGCAGTTGAGGGTAATTTACAAGAACTTGATGAGAAGATTCTTTCTCTACCTCATGCTGCAGAAGATGCTAGAATTGGTTGAAATTAAGGTTCTAGGGCTGGAGAActctctcttgtttttgttctgctgctttaaACTATGATAGAATAATTAAATTTTCCATAAATACTTCATAGGAATAgtatcttcagagaaaaaaaagtaaattctggCTCTTACTAGACAGGGTTATGTCATTTGAAGCCTGTGTTTTTTGATCTTCTTATTCAGAGTTCattgttctgtatttctcaCCGGTTGCCGCAATACAAATGCAGCTCAACTGAGCAGTGCTTAAATTATATGTAGTAAGCTTGTTTGATAACAAATAAGACACTAATTGCTGAATCCTGATGTCTTGTCTTTAGGAAGCTGAGGATGGAATAATTGTTTATGATGACTGTGGAGTAAAACTGACCATTCCTTACCAGGCCAAGGACGTGGAAGGATCTGCTAATCCCCAGATTGGAGATAAGGCAATATAACTAAGTATACCATTGGGGAATACTTTTTTTGTGCACTTTAAGATGAGAGCTTCTCTTTGCCTTGTTGCTGAATTTGTTGTCTTCCTTAAATGAAGGACAAGGCACCCAAAGAGTCAcctatttcttttattctggcCTGGGTTTGAGTGGCTTAATCTTCTCTATGGCTAAGAAAGTATATTCTAAAACCTGGTgacacatatataaaaatactgtcttgctatgtaaattatacattttataaGTAAAGAATTCTTAGCCTTGCTTATAAAGACACTGACTCCACTTGTGAATAATCAAGAGGAGGTTAGCATAAAGACAACACGATGGATGTTGAAAAAGCAGGATGTTTCCTTAGCAGCAAAATGGCCAGGGAAATAGTGGCTGGGGAAAAAGTTGATAAATCTGGAAGAGCAGCCTGAAAGCTTAATGTGCAGGAGCATTGCAGAAAGGCAATgattactgcttttaaaattataaaaggaGTGAGCCAAATTACGTACGTGCTCACTGTGGGCCACTGGTGATGCGTGGTGCAAAGAGGCAAACCATATAAAGGTAAGAAACTTTGTATTTAGTAGGCAAAAGAAGGAGAGTAGTAGGGGTTTGCTCGCCTTTCTAGGTGTTACGCTGTGACTCATCCCTTCTCTGGAATGTAATAAATGTCAGTGACTGACAGATGTTTCTGGGAGAATAGTGGCTAGAAGATGGCTTTCCTGCAGAACCTAGATGTTGATTCCAGCTACACAGCCTTGAAATGAGTTGTTTGGGTTGTTGTAGggtatttttattgcttttgttgttgatgGTTTTTGTCTGTAGTATTGATATGTACCTCTTAAACAGGTTGAGTTCAGCGTTTGTGAAGTGAAGAGAACTGGTCTGCAAACAGCTGTTTCTGTCAGAATGCTTGGACGCAATTACAGTTCCAAGAGGCTTTTGGGATATGTGGCAGCCCTGAAAGATAACTTTGGATTTATTGAAACAGCTAATCATGATAAGGAGATCTTCTTCCACTACAGGTGAATGACAATCCTTTTTGTACAAATGACTGTTTAACCCTTTTGGACCTCATATGGTTATATGCTTAGATTTCTCAAGTTCTGTTGATTCTCTCTGCTGGACTGGTTCAGGCTTTTCTGTTAGTCGATGTTCTTTGTGATCTAGGCCTCTGAATACCAGGCCAAGAAATACAGTTACTGAATTGTGTATTTGAAAAGTTTCGCTTTCTTGAATGagtatttcttgaaaatgtgaGATACTGAGTCAATTAAATGGGTTCTAATCAACTTATGTAAATGTTGGATGAGCATCACTCTTGTCATGTGACTAAAGGAAAATTGCATATAATTCTATTCCTGTAGTGAGTACTGTGGTGATATTGATAGCCTGGAACTTGGAGACACAGTTGAATACAGTTTGTCAAAaggcaaaggaaacaaagtcaGTGCAGAAAAGGTGAACAAAACACATGCAGGTAAGACTCTACCTGGTAATTTCTGCTTAAAAGGTCCTTGAGAGGTGCTGATAGTTCAAGTTTGCAATTCTATGAGGAGAAACCTAGTGGCAAAATCAGCCAAATTAGTAATTCTAGTTGTGCTGTTCCTCACAGAAAAATTGCAGGTGTGGGTATTACGGATTTTGGGGCGCAAAATGGGTGCTTAACTAATATTGACTGATTAAAGGGAGCTGGGAATGCAATGGTAGGAGAAGTAAAATCCTTCAGTGTGCTTTTTCAGGTTCTGTGGTCTCTAGTTTCATGAGAAGCTAATATCCTTCAATTTATGCTCTTGAACTGTCAGCATGGACTTGATTAGAAAAGCTATCGCTACATATTGCTGAATTAGAGCTGTTCTGGTTTTACTGGGCGATCGTGCACTGTTGTAGGCTTGTTCCAATGCAAACTATAGGCTTGTGGTCAATATGAATcagtcactttttatttttaagaagtatgCCTAGAACCATCCTGATTCTTGTActgtctgtttattttcagtgaatggTATCACTGAAGAAGCTGATCCAACTGTTTACTCTGGTAAAGTAATTCGTCCTTTGCGGAGTGTAGATCCCACACAAACTGAATACCAGGGCATGATTGAAGTCATGGAAGATGGTAAGACTTACTGTTTTTACCTGAGGCTTGCTTTAAGTATAGTAAACATAGTCCTTCAGATAAGGGAAATTATaagtattttcttcacagaTGCACATGAAACGTAGGAATTTAATAAATTACATGTAGATAGAAGTGTTGAGGATTATATTCGCACTACTAAGATGACAGTAAAAGTACTATTTCTAATACTAGAAATAAGTTCTAAATGCCCTCAGGTAGGAAAAAAGACTCTTAATTATGTCGtgtatgttttcttcctcaagGTGAGATGAAAGGGGAGTTCTATCCATTTGGAATTGTTGGAATGGCAAACAAAGGTGACTGTCTGCAAAAGGGAGAGACAGTTAAGTTCCAGCTGTGTGTGCTTGGCCAAAATGGGCAGACAATGGCTGTCAACATCACACCATTCCGCAGAGCCACAGTGGAATGTGTGAAAGATCAGGTGAGTGAATACTGCTCTGAAGGCAAGATGCACGTGTTTGAGTTGGCATACAGCAGATGAAAACCTGCTTCATCACTTGAACGCAGGAAGTTTGTTGTACACAAATGGATTGCTTTATACTGTGTTCTAGTGTTCTAGGGACCTGGGCTTATAAAACCCAGTTACTGATTTGTGCAGTGTGTAACATGGCTTTAGTAATGGTGAACTAGTACTTCATTTGGTGCTGATACTTCAGTGCTAGTGAGCAGCAGTTCCTACTGTGGTCGATTCTGAGGAGCTACTCTGTCCTGTTCATTGAGATGTCCTAGAAACTGATCTGACTAGTTTCTGCTGAACAAGgcattaaaaagtgtttttttttttttgttttttgttttaaaaaaaaacctaatCTGCTTCTAGAAGAAGCCTTTTCACAGCATTAAGCAGTTGATGATTGTGGTCTACCCTGAAATGTGAAGTTTGACCTTTGTCCTAGGTATTTGCATCTCAGAATAGTTAGAGAATTAAGTGTTGTGAATGCTGTCCATTTCTATAGTTATTCTGCAGCATTAAACTCTAGTTACTTATGGAGAGGCCAGATGGGTTTTGCTGGATATTGCTTTATCATAGAATATCGTGAGATGGAAGGCacccacaaggaccatcaagtccaactcctggctccgtacaggaccacccaaaaaaaaaaaacaaacttttttttgtctctcactggtataaaaaaaaaaaaaaacggtttCTACTATGTAGTTTTGAAGGTGGTGTCATAGAAAAGAATACgcagcaatgtttttttttttttcctcagtttaatACAAATGCCAGGACTTGGGCACTTTTCAGAACTTGGTTATAGGCTTTTGGGTTTAAATGTACCTTTAGAAACGCCGGAGGAGAGTGGCTAGACTTCCAGAAGTACAGAGTTCGGTTCAGTGTAGAAGTTGAATTTCCACTTCCATTAGGCTCTTCCGAgtcctgtgttttgtttttttttcatataagtTGTTAAATTGCAATAATGTGTGTTATTGCATCTGTTTGGATCAAGGGGAAAGAAATAACCGTATGATGTGTTGGTTTTCAGTTTGGTTTCATTAACTATGAAGTGGGTGACAGCAAGAAGCTCTTCTTCCATGTCAAAGAAGTTCAGGATGGTGTGGAACTGCAGGCTGGGGATGAAGTGGAGTTCTCAGTAATCCTGAACCAGCGCACAGGGAAATGCAGTGCCTGTAACGTGTGGCGTGTCTGGTAAGgatttaaaattactgttttaatcTAGCAGACGGCTTGCATCAGTAGTAGAGTGCATGCTACTTCTAAACTGAGCTAGCTGTTCCTAGAACTGGAGCTCTGAATTTCAGCTGGCTTCAGTGGGAGCCTCTCATCTGAGAAATACCAGCACTTGTAAGACATGCAGTGCTTTGCAGCATCAGAATTCAGCTTTACTTAATTGCAGATAgcttgttctgcttttattctcttcttcagaAGCTCCCCCATAGCAAGGACTTGGACACAGTCTTCTATGCAGAAATTAATGAATGATAAGAAAACGGATGGAATTCTTTATGAAGTTCCTGAACTATAACAATTTATGCTTTATGCATAGCACTTCCACCTGCTCCCCAAGGAGCAGGTGTCTTTCACTTCTAAataggagaaacaaaaaaaaaaaacattgataGTCTTTTTTGACTAGGAGATGGGGGATCATTTCTGGGggatatttttgattttttttttttttgcttttgaacgACTTCTGAATTGTACCATCTTACTTTAAATGTACATTTTGCTTATGCTTCAGAAATCTTCCTGTTGCCATGGAAGtgataatatttaatttttctttccaaagtctGTTCTCATTGTCTTCAGAGAGAACTGTATCCTGCTACTGTGTGCTGGCAACTCACAAGCCTTTTATTGGTGTAGCAACGGAAAAGTAGGGAATACTGTCATGCATGCATTAATAGTAACTACATCACCCTTACTGGAGAAATACCCCTTTTgagaatgaaaatactgttttgatcTACTGCTGTTGCAGTCTAGTGGTTAAAGTAATGGTTTTGAGGCAGACATCTGCGGTGTCATCCAGAAGGTCTGCTTTCAAACAAGACAGGTTATGCTAATGACTTAATAGGGAAAGTGACTGAATTTAGTAGTTTACACCACCTCTGGGAATTCATCAGTACTCTGTGTGGTTGACTTTGTTACAGTGAAGGCGCTAAGGCTGTTGCTGCTCCACGACCTGATAGACTTGTTAATCGTTTAAAGAGCATTAATCTGGATGATGCCAATGCTCCTCGTCTAACAGTTCTTCGTCAGCCCAGGGGACCGGATAACTCAAAGGTAAGTGAAATATAAAGCTGGCTTGCAGGGTAACTTCAGTTTATGTTTTAACTTGGATAACATTGTCTCTGCTACTGGAAGTCTAAACTGTTTGAAATGTGGTGTCCACTTTAATTCCATAACAAACGAGTCTCCTGCTGTGTGAGATTAGCCTGTTTTGGTCAGAAGTTGGGGACACTATACTCTCTGTTGATAATGTATGCTGTGGTTTCAGAAGAGCACGTGAAGTCTTGTCAACACTTTATTCCTTCTGTAAATCAAGTCTCTGGAATCTATGAAGTATCTAGGGCTTACGAGGgttctggttttaatttgtaAGGAGTAACCCCCACAACCCTGTTTTGTTACTAtctctgtttctgaagagaaatgtGGTGAATTAGAAATGTTCTAATGCTTTACGTGGTTGGAACAAAACAAGTTTGCCGTAAAGCATGGTGCTGGACcttaaaaagcttttgttttttcttgcagggATTTGGTGCAGAGAGAAAGATCCGTCAAGCTGGTGTTATAGACTGATCAACAAAGCCAGTACCTGAAGTACGACTGAGTGGTGGGGGCTGGTGAAGGGTACTGAATATCTCCCTATTCATCCCTTCCAAATTTTAAGAAGCTATTACACCAGTTTTAACACCTTCTCatgttatgtttaaaataaatttatgaaaccattttaaaattatgcacaGTTGCATTCTGGAGAACTTAAGGTGGCGCCTTATAGTATCACATTTTAGAAGCTTGTTTTGAATGGTGCATTTAACGCAACTGGTAACTGCAAATCTACATTGCCTATGTGAGTAAACATTATAGACAGCTCTACTCTGGTAGACCTTATGGAATTCTGCACTACAGTTATCTatgc is a genomic window containing:
- the CSDE1 gene encoding cold shock domain-containing protein E1 isoform X1 codes for the protein MSFDPNLLHNNGHNGYPNGTSAALRETGVIEKLLTSYGFIQCSERQARLFFHCSQYNGNLQELKVGDDVEFEVSSDRRTGKPIAVKLVKIKPEILPEERINGQVVCAVPHNLESKSPAAPGQSPTGSVCYERNGEVFYLTYTPEDVEGNIQLETGDKINFVIDTNKHTGAVSARNIMLLKKKQARCQGVVCAMKEAFGFIERGDVVKEIFFHYSEFKGDLEALQPGDDVEFTIKDRNGKEVATDVRLLPQGTVIFEDISIEHFEGTVTKVIPKVPSKNQNDPLPGRIKVDFVIPKELPFGDKDTKSKVTLLESDHVRFNISTDRRDKLERATNIEVLPNTFQFTNETREMGVIAAMRDGFGFIKCVDRDARMFFHFSEIMDGNQLHISDEVEFTVVPDMLSAQRNHAIRIKKLPKGTVSFHTQSDHRFVGTIDKEATPAKATSPNKGKEKEAEDGIIVYDDCGVKLTIPYQAKDVEGSANPQIGDKVEFSVCEVKRTGLQTAVSVRMLGRNYSSKRLLGYVAALKDNFGFIETANHDKEIFFHYSEYCGDIDSLELGDTVEYSLSKGKGNKVSAEKVNKTHAVNGITEEADPTVYSGKVIRPLRSVDPTQTEYQGMIEVMEDGEMKGEFYPFGIVGMANKGDCLQKGETVKFQLCVLGQNGQTMAVNITPFRRATVECVKDQFGFINYEVGDSKKLFFHVKEVQDGVELQAGDEVEFSVILNQRTGKCSACNVWRVCEGAKAVAAPRPDRLVNRLKSINLDDANAPRLTVLRQPRGPDNSKGFGAERKIRQAGVID
- the CSDE1 gene encoding cold shock domain-containing protein E1 isoform X3, yielding MSFDPNLLHNNGHNGYPNGTSAALRETGVIEKLLTSYGFIQCSERQARLFFHCSQYNGNLQELKVGDDVEFEVSSDRRTGKPIAVKLVKIKPEILPEERINGQEVFYLTYTPEDVEGNIQLETGDKINFVIDTNKHTGAVSARNIMLLKKKQARCQGVVCAMKEAFGFIERGDVVKEIFFHYSEFKGDLEALQPGDDVEFTIKDRNGKEVATDVRLLPQGTVIFEDISIEHFEGTVTKVIPKVPSKNQNDPLPGRIKVDFVIPKELPFGDKDTKSKVTLLESDHVRFNISTDRRDKLERATNIEVLPNTFQFTNETREMGVIAAMRDGFGFIKCVDRDARMFFHFSEIMDGNQLHISDEVEFTVVPDMLSAQRNHAIRIKKLPKGTVSFHTQSDHRFVGTIDKEATPAKATSPNKGKEKEAEDGIIVYDDCGVKLTIPYQAKDVEGSANPQIGDKVEFSVCEVKRTGLQTAVSVRMLGRNYSSKRLLGYVAALKDNFGFIETANHDKEIFFHYSEYCGDIDSLELGDTVEYSLSKGKGNKVSAEKVNKTHAVNGITEEADPTVYSGKVIRPLRSVDPTQTEYQGMIEVMEDGEMKGEFYPFGIVGMANKGDCLQKGETVKFQLCVLGQNGQTMAVNITPFRRATVECVKDQFGFINYEVGDSKKLFFHVKEVQDGVELQAGDEVEFSVILNQRTGKCSACNVWRVCEGAKAVAAPRPDRLVNRLKSINLDDANAPRLTVLRQPRGPDNSKGFGAERKIRQAGVID
- the CSDE1 gene encoding cold shock domain-containing protein E1 isoform X2, producing the protein MLVWRDVACWFFFFPAMFSFVQMSFDPNLLHNNGHNGYPNGTSAALRETGVIEKLLTSYGFIQCSERQARLFFHCSQYNGNLQELKVGDDVEFEVSSDRRTGKPIAVKLVKIKPEILPEERINGQVVCAVPHNLESKSPAAPGQSPTGSVCYERNGEVFYLTYTPEDVEGNIQLETGDKINFVIDTNKHTGAVSARNIMLLKKKQARCQGVVCAMKEAFGFIERGDVVKEIFFHYSEFKGDLEALQPGDDVEFTIKDRNGKEVATDVRLLPQGTVIFEDISIEHFEGTVTKVIPKVPSKNQNDPLPGRIKVDFVIPKELPFGDKDTKSKVTLLESDHVRFNISTDRRDKLERATNIEVLPNTFQFTNETREMGVIAAMRDGFGFIKCVDRDARMFFHFSEIMDGNQLHISDEVEFTVVPDMLSAQRNHAIRIKKLPKGTVSFHTQSDHRFVGTIDKEATPAKATSPNKGKEKEAEDGIIVYDDCGVKLTIPYQAKDVEGSANPQIGDKVEFSVCEVKRTGLQTAVSVRMLGRNYSSKRLLGYVAALKDNFGFIETANHDKEIFFHYSEYCGDIDSLELGDTVEYSLSKGKGNKVSAEKVNKTHAVNGITEEADPTVYSGKVIRPLRSVDPTQTEYQGMIEVMEDGEMKGEFYPFGIVGMANKGDCLQKGETVKFQLCVLGQNGQTMAVNITPFRRATVECVKDQFGFINYEVGDSKKLFFHVKEVQDGVELQAGDEVEFSVILNQRTGKCSACNVWRVCEGAKAVAAPRPDRLVNRLKSINLDDANAPRLTVLRQPRGPDNSKGFGAERKIRQAGVID
- the CSDE1 gene encoding cold shock domain-containing protein E1 isoform X4, with amino-acid sequence MLVWRDVACWFFFFPAMFSFVQMSFDPNLLHNNGHNGYPNGTSAALRETGVIEKLLTSYGFIQCSERQARLFFHCSQYNGNLQELKVGDDVEFEVSSDRRTGKPIAVKLVKIKPEILPEERINGQEVFYLTYTPEDVEGNIQLETGDKINFVIDTNKHTGAVSARNIMLLKKKQARCQGVVCAMKEAFGFIERGDVVKEIFFHYSEFKGDLEALQPGDDVEFTIKDRNGKEVATDVRLLPQGTVIFEDISIEHFEGTVTKVIPKVPSKNQNDPLPGRIKVDFVIPKELPFGDKDTKSKVTLLESDHVRFNISTDRRDKLERATNIEVLPNTFQFTNETREMGVIAAMRDGFGFIKCVDRDARMFFHFSEIMDGNQLHISDEVEFTVVPDMLSAQRNHAIRIKKLPKGTVSFHTQSDHRFVGTIDKEATPAKATSPNKGKEKEAEDGIIVYDDCGVKLTIPYQAKDVEGSANPQIGDKVEFSVCEVKRTGLQTAVSVRMLGRNYSSKRLLGYVAALKDNFGFIETANHDKEIFFHYSEYCGDIDSLELGDTVEYSLSKGKGNKVSAEKVNKTHAVNGITEEADPTVYSGKVIRPLRSVDPTQTEYQGMIEVMEDGEMKGEFYPFGIVGMANKGDCLQKGETVKFQLCVLGQNGQTMAVNITPFRRATVECVKDQFGFINYEVGDSKKLFFHVKEVQDGVELQAGDEVEFSVILNQRTGKCSACNVWRVCEGAKAVAAPRPDRLVNRLKSINLDDANAPRLTVLRQPRGPDNSKGFGAERKIRQAGVID